The DNA region ATAATATTTCTTTCTCCTTTTTCCACTCTTACTCTCGCAACCGCTCTTTTTCTCCTGCCAACAAATATTTTACCCATTATTTTTTACCATTTAAAAATTTACTTAATTCGTGAATAAAGACAAAATTACATTTTAATTTGTCAATCTGTTTTCCAATTTTCCTGCATTCCATATTTTTATATTTTTCTGGAATTCCAACATAGGTTTTTATTCTTCTGAAAGCTTCCTTTCCTTTTTTTGTCTTGTAGGGAAGCATTCCCCTGATCGTTCTTCTAACAATTTGGTCCGGGCTTGAAGGAAAAAATGGTCCGTGCTGCGGAGTTCCTCTCTGCTTTCTCTCCAGATATTTTTTAAATATGTCTTCCTTTTTTCCGGAAATTACTGCAAACTCGGAATTTATAATTGCAATTTCCTCTCCACTCATGGCTTTTTTTGCAACTTCTGTTGCCATTCTTCCAAGAATAGTGTTTTTTGCGTCTATAACTTCCATTTTTAAATTTACAAAAAAAATTTAAGTTTCTAAAATGAAGATTGCAAACAGGTAAATCCGGTTTTTTCCGCAAAAGTTTTAATAATGAATATTCATTTATGAAGAGGGATATTATTGTAATTCCGAACTCAAAAAAATCCGAAGTAAAAGAAAACGGAATTCTGATTGTGAAAGTCAAATCAAAACCGGAAAATAACAAGGCCAATTCAGAGGTTGTGAAAGTGCTCTCAAAACACTTCGGAAAAAAGATTAAAATAATCAAAGGATTTAAGAGCAAAAGAAAATCTATTGAAATATACTGACAAATTTTTTCATGTTTGTGAAATAACTGATTGGTTTGGCATGGAGAAATCGGATGCGGAGGAACAAATGAAAATATTGAATGGATTAACTGATTAAGCAAAAAGGATGGCGCTGGAAAAAATTCACAATACAAGGAATCGGAAAAGATAGTTTAGAAATATACAGACAAGTTATAAAGAGATTTTGAAGTGGAAAGTTGATAATTATATTAATTAAAAATAATTGGACCAGGCAAGATTTGAACTTGCGACCTCCACGTTATCAGCGTGGCGCTCTAACCAAGCTGAGCTACTGGTCCATAATATAATTAAATAGATTAAAAGTCAAATATTGAAGGTTGATATGGACGAGGGGGGATTTGAACCCCCGGCCTCCGCCATGCCAAGGCGGCATTCTACCAGTATCCTAAACCTTTTACAGGGTCTCTTATTAATCAATTAATTTCCCCGAAATTTTCGCTTAATCCTTTTTTCCAATATAATCAATAAAAGGTTTAACTGAACTACTCGCCCATAATTTAACAAAAATCTTTTATAATTTCTATTGTCTGAATAGTCCTTTAATTTCTCTTTCCATATCCTGATAAAATTTTAAAAATGGGCCTGAAGAGATTTGAAATCAAGGCAGGAAGTTTTTCCATCCGCTCTCTTGACCTCCGGCTTTTACGCTAGAGCTGAAAAGGCAAAATGCCTTCTGGCCTTATAAGACCGGCGCTCTAACCAAACTGAGCTACAGGCCCATATTTAATTTTATTAAATTACTTTATGAATGAGTTGCTTAAATTGGCTGACAAAATTGAGGATGGGGAATTGAGGGAAAAAACCACAAATTTGCTCAAAGAAATCAAATTGAGTAATAAAAATTTGAATTATAAGCAAATCAAATTGGAGGAATGTCCTGGTGGATATAAAGGATTTGAACATCACATGGAGAAGGGAGGATTAATAAGGCATACGAGAAATGTTACAGAGCTGTCGATAAAAATTGCCGATTTCATTGATCAAAAATATTGCAAAATAAACAAAGATTATGTAATTGCCGGAGCATTGCTTCACGATTTGATGAGGGTTTTTGACTTCAAAAAAAAGGGAAGAAATTATGAACTGGTCGGAAAATTAATTAGTCATGAAGAGTTGATTGGTTGCGAATTGTATGCGAGAAATTTTCCCGAAGAAGTTATTCACATTGTTTTAAACCATTTGAAATTGGAGGGATTGATTCTGGAAGCGATGATCGTGCATTTTGCCGATACAATTGATGCTTACACAGATGCTTATTTAAAGGAATTACTAAAGGAAACCTTAAATGCTGAAATATGAAGGATGATTTATCTGAAATTGAAAATTTTTGCATATTCAGAAAGCGAATAAAATGAAAGAGGAAGCGGTAGAATTTCTTAAAAATCTAGGAGAAGAAGTTAAAATTATATCTCATAAGGATGTCGATGGAATCTGTGCTCTGGTAATTTTGATAAATTTTCTGAGAAAGAAGGGAATAAAATATACTTATGAATTAAAAGAAGTTCCTCTGAAAGAAGTAGAAAAAGCTAAAACAATGATTTTTCTTGATATCAGTCTAGATAATGCCTTAAAATTTATATCGGAGAACAGTTTAATAATAGATCATCATCAGTTTAATAAAAAACCGAAAATGCCTTTTTACAATCCAAGAGAAAAAGATCCAAAAAGTTATATTCCCGCTTCATATCTCGTTTACGAAGTTTGCTCCGAACTTGAGAATATGGAAGAAACAAAATGGATCGCAGCCGTTGGCGTAATTGGAGATAAAGGAGATGAGAATTCTGAATTTTGCAGAAAATTTGTTGACAATTTTGAAAACAGGGAAGAATTGGATTTAATTTCTGATTATATTTTCTCCGCCACTCTGGTAGAACATGATAAAGAATATAAAATATTGGATATATTGCTGAATGCAAAATCAAGCAAAGAAGTTGTCCAGAATCCTTATTTAAAAGAATGTTACAACATTATACAAAACGAAATTTCAAAATCAAATAATAAAATAGAGAAAGAAGGAAACATTATTTTTGTAGAAGTAATTTCGCCTTATAACATAAAATCAATTATTGCAACCCAGATTTTGGAAAAAAACAAAGATGCGATTGTCGTTGCTTATTCTGTTTTTGAAGATTCCTGCAATATCAGTATCAGGACAAACACAGAAATAAATCTCGGAGAGATCGCAAAAAAAGTCGCCGAATTTTGTGGCGGAGATGGGGGAGGTCACAGAAAAGCGGCGGGAGCAAGAATAAAAAGAGATAAAATTGAAATTTTCAAGGAGGAATTTATTTCTGAAGTTGAAAAATTTAAAAATCAATGCATTGGATAATATTGCAAAAAGAAAAGTTAACGAAACTTAAAGGCCGAAAAGGGGATTTTCTGTGGCAAACCGAAAAAGTAAATCTTCGATCGCCAGACTCGAAC from Candidatus Cloacimonadota bacterium includes:
- a CDS encoding 50S ribosomal protein L13, whose product is MEVIDAKNTILGRMATEVAKKAMSGEEIAIINSEFAVISGKKEDIFKKYLERKQRGTPQHGPFFPSSPDQIVRRTIRGMLPYKTKKGKEAFRRIKTYVGIPEKYKNMECRKIGKQIDKLKCNFVFIHELSKFLNGKK
- a CDS encoding DUF167 domain-containing protein, which encodes MKRDIIVIPNSKKSEVKENGILIVKVKSKPENNKANSEVVKVLSKHFGKKIKIIKGFKSKRKSIEIY
- a CDS encoding HD domain-containing protein — translated: MNELLKLADKIEDGELREKTTNLLKEIKLSNKNLNYKQIKLEECPGGYKGFEHHMEKGGLIRHTRNVTELSIKIADFIDQKYCKINKDYVIAGALLHDLMRVFDFKKKGRNYELVGKLISHEELIGCELYARNFPEEVIHIVLNHLKLEGLILEAMIVHFADTIDAYTDAYLKELLKETLNAEI
- a CDS encoding DHH family phosphoesterase, producing MKEEAVEFLKNLGEEVKIISHKDVDGICALVILINFLRKKGIKYTYELKEVPLKEVEKAKTMIFLDISLDNALKFISENSLIIDHHQFNKKPKMPFYNPREKDPKSYIPASYLVYEVCSELENMEETKWIAAVGVIGDKGDENSEFCRKFVDNFENREELDLISDYIFSATLVEHDKEYKILDILLNAKSSKEVVQNPYLKECYNIIQNEISKSNNKIEKEGNIIFVEVISPYNIKSIIATQILEKNKDAIVVAYSVFEDSCNISIRTNTEINLGEIAKKVAEFCGGDGGGHRKAAGARIKRDKIEIFKEEFISEVEKFKNQCIG